The DNA segment TATCAAAATAAATTTCCAGAGCTTTATGAACAAGCATTAAATAGCGATATTTCAGATCTAAAAACTAAATCAATTTTAAATTTATGGAAAATTGCCGAGATTGTTTTAGGAATAGATAATATCTATAAAAAAGCTTCACACTCTCTTTTACAAAAGGGACCAAGAATTGATTATAAATTAAAACAGAGCAATAAAAATTTTAATAAAGAGTTTGATTTTATTAGTTTTATCAAAAGTGGTATGAGTTTTAAATTAGCAGGAGTTGATGAAAAAACTCTTTCATTAGGTTATGTTGAAAACTTCTTTTATATGCTTTCAGATTTGGTTGATAGTGTAAATGAAGAGCAAAAGTTAGATGGAATATCTCTTTGCGGGGATATGATTGCAGATGATTTCACAAACAAACTTATCAATAAAACTTTTACTAAGAGTTTAAAATTATATTATAATAAGGATTTTCCAATACAATTATAGAAAAGTTTTGGAAAGTTGATGGATGCTCTTTACATAGAAGTTAAAGGAATAGTCCAAGGTGTTGGATTTAGACCTTTTGTATATACTTTAGCACTTAAAAACAAGCTGTTTGGATGGGTCAATAATGATGATAAAGGTGTTAATATACATCTTGAAGGTAACTCTCCTAATATCAAAAACTTTTTAGATGAACTTAAAAAAAATCCCCCACCATTAGCAAAAATTGACTCTATAAGTGTAAAAAATATTAAAATTAAAAACTATAACTCTTTTGAGATAATAAAAAGTGAAACAACTTCAAACAAAAGTACTATAATCTCTCCAGATATGGCAATATGTCAAGAGTGCATCGATGATATAAAAAATAAAAACAACTTTAGATATAACTATGCTTTAACAAACTGTACAAACTGTGGACCTAGATATACAATAATAAAAACGGTTCCTTATGATAGAGCTAACACTTCTATGGCAAATTTTGAGATGTGTGATGATTGTAAAAAAGAGTATGAAAATCCAACAAATAGAAGATATCATGCCCAACCAGTATCTTGCCAGAAATGTGGACCACAAATAACACTTTTTGATAAACAAAACCAGATATTAGCAACAGAACTTGAAGCAATAAAAGAGATTGCAAATAAGATAAATAGTGGAGAGATTGTTGCCATAAAAGGGATGGGAGGTTTTCATTTAATTTGCGATGCAACAAATGATAAAACCTTAAAAGAGCTAAGAAAAAGAAAAAACAGACCTTCAAAACCCTTTGCAGTAATGTTTAAAGATATAGAACAATTAAAAGAGTTTGCAGAGATTTCAATAAAAGAGCAAGAGATTATTTTATCAAAGGAAAAACCAATAACTTTGGTAAAATCTAAGAAAAATCTCCTAAGCTTTGAAGTTGCACCACATATTGATAGAGTTGGTTGTTTTGTCCCTTACACTCCTTTGCATATAATTTTATTTAACTATTTAGATAATCCAATAGTAGCAACAAGTGCAAATTTATCTGATGAGCCAATTATTAGAAGTAAAGATGAACTTTTAAAAAAACTTGGAAATGTTGTGGATTTTGTACTTGATTTTGACAGAGAGATTATAAATGCCTGTGATGACTCTGTGGTTCAAGTTGTAAATGATGAACTTATGGTTTTAAGAGATGCAAGAGGTTATGCTCCAACCTCTTTAAAACTTGATAAAAAGATAGATAAAAAGATTTTAGCTCTTGGAGCAAATCAAAAATCTACAATTGCTTTAGCTTTTGAAGATAATCTTATTTTATCTCCCCATATTGGTGATTTGAACTCTCTTACTTCTATGGAATATTTTCAAAGAACAATTAAAACCTTTGAGAGTTTTTATGATTTTAGACCTGAATTAATTGTTTGTGATAAACATCCAAACTATGAGAGTGTAAAGTGGGCTTTAAACCAAGATATAAAAGTAGTTCAAATTCAACATCATTATGCCCATGTTTTATCAACAATGGCAGAATACAAATTAGATGAAGAGGTTTTAGCTTTCTCTTTTGATGGAACTGGGTATGGAGATGATGGAAATATTTGGGGTGGAGAGGTTTTTTTAGCCAATAAAAGAAGCTACAAAAGAGTAAACCATTTTAAATATTTTAGACTTCTAGGTGGTGAAAAATCAATAAAAGAACCCAAAAGAGTAGCTCTCTCTTTGCTTTTTGATACATTTTCTTTAGAAGAGATTTTGGAACTTAAAATACCAACAGTTGAAGCCTTTTTAGAAAATGAGATAAAACTAATGCATACAATTTGGCAAAAAGGTTTAAACGCTCCACTTACAAGC comes from the Halarcobacter ebronensis genome and includes:
- the hypF gene encoding carbamoyltransferase HypF, translated to MDALYIEVKGIVQGVGFRPFVYTLALKNKLFGWVNNDDKGVNIHLEGNSPNIKNFLDELKKNPPPLAKIDSISVKNIKIKNYNSFEIIKSETTSNKSTIISPDMAICQECIDDIKNKNNFRYNYALTNCTNCGPRYTIIKTVPYDRANTSMANFEMCDDCKKEYENPTNRRYHAQPVSCQKCGPQITLFDKQNQILATELEAIKEIANKINSGEIVAIKGMGGFHLICDATNDKTLKELRKRKNRPSKPFAVMFKDIEQLKEFAEISIKEQEIILSKEKPITLVKSKKNLLSFEVAPHIDRVGCFVPYTPLHIILFNYLDNPIVATSANLSDEPIIRSKDELLKKLGNVVDFVLDFDREIINACDDSVVQVVNDELMVLRDARGYAPTSLKLDKKIDKKILALGANQKSTIALAFEDNLILSPHIGDLNSLTSMEYFQRTIKTFESFYDFRPELIVCDKHPNYESVKWALNQDIKVVQIQHHYAHVLSTMAEYKLDEEVLAFSFDGTGYGDDGNIWGGEVFLANKRSYKRVNHFKYFRLLGGEKSIKEPKRVALSLLFDTFSLEEILELKIPTVEAFLENEIKLMHTIWQKGLNAPLTSSLGRVFDAIASFSNIVQTQSYEGETGLQIEMAYNNEIKESYSYELIDGIISLEKAIKQIVKDNNKELICSKFINMLVEIVLDISKSYNLPIILTGGVFQNRTLLELITKKLEENKRKYYYSKRVPLNDGGISIGQIYSQS